The DNA sequence ttgttgttgttgttgttgttattattattattattattattattattattattattattatgtctttaATCTAGTACTGGatgatgctttgactgagagttcctgcatggcaggaggttggactggatggcccttgtggtctcttccaactctatgattctatgattctatgttcaggATATATGTCatcttattctttttcctttaaGTCTGTGGCCTACATGTACATATTGAGTAAGAAGTGCGATAGGACAGAATGCATGCCTGTAAGTAATCACCTCTGatttccctgcttccttcttcttccctggtgGTTGATTTTAATTACAAAACTTTATTCTCAGCTATTTTTTTATATCCTGTTATTCCATGCATGCTGCTACCAATCGGGCTGTCTAACTGGGAAGGTGTTTCCTTTCCTTGTGGGGAAAATGCTGTGTAATTATCGAACTGTCAACAGTATTCATATTATAGGGAACTACAGTATTTAAATCAATGGCCTCATTATTTTTGACATATGTATTTGTGAAAGTTACAGATTGCAGGGGTCACACAGAAGGGAATGTCCCCGCTAAAATGACACCGATTGCAGCACATGCATGTACCATGTAAAAGAAAGGAAGGCagtgtgtggctctccagatgttgagttgcagctcccagcagtcctatTAGCTGCCATAACCAACAGcaagggatgatgagagctgcacTTCTACCACATCTGGAGTAACACACGTTCCTCATTTCTAACCAAAATGCCAATATAATATAATCTGCTGATTTTAGTAATatgcaatgcaattttagggaTTAACTGATTAATCAGCTAAACTCTGTAACCTAAATCTAATTGCCTTATCTAGAGTAGTCCCACTAAATAATTGGGAACTTAACCAGACAACACTTGGTAAGTGATTCTTAAGATTCAATGGAATTATGTTAGTTGAGACTAGCACTTGGATTTAGGCCCATGGAATCAAATGCTTATTGTTTCTTTAATGAGATGGGTAGTCCTAAGGAAAACAGCAACTCTCTTGgtacttttaaatttatttggttAAGAAAGATATTCTCTagagcatttccccccaaataataGTATATTTTGACACTATTATATATCTGAATTTCTCATTGTGTCCCtctggagagaaagaaaacaaatatagcattgatattttgttgttgttgttttgtttactgATGGTTTTTATAGCACACTGCATGTGTGTGTTACTATTTTCCTCAGCACAGCTCTAATGGGCACATGACACAACCAAGGGTTTTGCTCTTTATCATGACTGGATTAAGCAGGGAGAGGATGGAACATGAGCTTCATCCAGAAGATCAAGTTCTCAAGCTGGAGTGGGAACAGTCCCAGCTATACCGGGGATAAAAGAGGATCCAGTCTCCCATTGTTCCAGCTCAGACTCCCATGGTCTAcacagaagaaaaatgtttttttctgtgaCAGGAAATAGCCAACCTTCTTCTGAACCTGACAGACCGAATGAAGAAAAGCAATTCAGCAACTACAGCTGCAGATCCCATTCTCCCGCTGAGAAAGACAGCCACATTTCTTGTCATTCCAAAGGAGACCGCACCTCTGACACTTCTAGTTCTTCTTACCGCACTCCACCGGGCTCAGAGGAAGCAGAGAGTTTTAAGGACTGTGCTGAGTACTTTGAAGAATCTGGAGATCATATCAAGCCATGCACTTACTGTGACTCGGAGTATGAGCAAGGAAGTATAGCCCCAGCAACATCGATCCTCCCTGTGGTTCAGACAAGCCCTGCTGATGGAAGCAAGATGTCCAAGGTTACAGCCAGGCAACTCTGCGGGACTCTGAATAGTTTCAGTAATGTCTTACACGAAGACCCTTGCAGTAGGAACAGCAAAGAGAAAGGTGATACTTATGCTGCTACATCTGGAGGAGCTCATTTTCCGCCCCACAGGAGAGAGACTTTGGGAGACTCACTGCCATTCCAAGAGGCAAGAGTGCAAAGCCTGCAGGCAGATCGCAGTGGGACTATAAAAGATCAAACCTGCAGAGACAAACTATCTTCCAGTAGTAAGGAAAGCCAACAGGTTGAGATGTCAATCAAAGCTAAGAATAGCGCAGACCCAGTATGCAGCAGTAGAATGGGCCTCGTCACACGAAGGCTGCAGCCAGGAGACAGCGGATCTAAATATTTGGATCATCCTGCACAATTCAGTTCTGACAAATCCAAGGAAATGTTATCAAATGGTCGCAAGCTGAAGAAAAGCAGCCTCGGCAGTCGAGCTCATGGCCCTGTAAGTACCAAAGCAGCATGTCCCAAATATTTTGTTGAAAATCCAGGTGTTCTGAGTGACTCGGATGAGGCTGATAATGAAGTAGAGAAGCTCACTGCTTTGTCTTTCCAGAGCCTCTCATGTCCCCAGGGAAGTTACCTAGATATGTATAGTTCCAGTAACAGGACATCATCCAGCTTATCCAATTCCTTGCCAGAAGATTGTAATGGAATGAACAGGTGGCCAGCATGCagtgagcaaaggaaaacagtggtaGCTGGCCATGCTAAAGGAGGCTGGCAATTCTCAGGAGCCAGCAAAGCCCCAGAAACAGAACTGCTCAGTGGTGTGTTGGGAAAAGAGCACTTTGAATGCATTGATGTCACACTAGAGAATGCCGATGGTAAAAAGAGCCTCTCTAAAAAGAGAATGGTGCCCAAACGCCAGATCCAGTTGAGacggaaggagaagaaggagattgGCTTCTGTGCTGCTGGTGAATGTGCCACCCTCCAGGCAAGGAACCAAGGAACCCAATCCAGGAAAGAGTCATGCGTGAAAGGGAGGAGTATCAGCGATGAGTTTAGGATTAATTATAAACAATTTCTGAAAGCAGCCTCTTTAAACAATGCTTACAACAAAACGCGGCTTGCTTCAAGTTTGGTGAGAAATGTTTTGGCTAAAAAAATGCAGTACGAACAAAGAATTAAAATGGAACAAGCATCTATCCAGGGCAGCTCAACCTCTTCTGTCCCTTCCTCTGTAAGTACTGATATCCAAGGGGACAGTTTAGAAGGCAAGTCAAGTTCATTGTCCAAATCAGACTGCAGCTTTTCAACTGAGGATATGCAAAGTCATTCCACCACCAGTGAGAAGTCTGAATCCATTGCAGTGAGCAAAGACAGCATGGATGGCTTGAGGCCAACCAAGGGAGTTGTGCTCAACGAGCAACTAAGGGAAAAGGTTTGTAAACTGAAAAACACATTTAATGAACTGAATGAGAGGATGAAATATCAAGAAGCCACTCAGCTGAAGAGGCTCCCTATCTTGGCAGAGAGTGGTGTGAATATGATAGAGACAAACAAAATCAGAAAACAGGTttctggggaaagaaaagaatacaGGAGAGCTCGAGCTGTGTTTGAATCTATGCAAGCCGATACAAAAAGCTTGGCAGCAGTTCCAAAATTTGCAAAGCCACAAAAGCCTTGGCCAAACCTGAAACAACGAGCTATTCGTCAGAACAAGCATACACAGTCCAAAGAAGAAATGTTTCCCATTAAGCCTAAAAGCCTCATGGTGCCCAAAGATGCTCCAAGCAACATCTTCACATCCAAAACCAAAGAAATGAAGCTCATCCCTCAGATCAAGAATGAACACAGTATTCCTCATGCTCCTAGGCACCCACCTTTAGACAGAATTTCCAGTGATAGGAGGTTGCCTACATTTCAGAGCATGAAACTTTCATCTGTCACATTTCCATCTTCCAGCAAGACACACAGTGAAAAATCAAATTGCCTGAAAAAATCTTGCACGGAGAAGACTACTCAGATGGAAAGTAAAGGGAAGATAAGAATACATCCTCCCAGAGATGTCAGAAAATTGGTGAATGACAGCTACAGCCATGCCCTTAAATCCTCAGACAGCTCCAGTGTAGACCAGGCTTCCTATTCAGAAAGCAAGAGTGAGAACAACTTAACTGTGTTGCCAAGGGATTCCATGGCCATCTCACCTCTGTTCATACATTGTACCTCAATATGTCGGAAAGATGATTCTCAAACAGTAAACTCTATACAGGAGAAAAAGGAAGACCAAGCTGAGGACCTTGATCTTTCAGCACTTTCTCTACTTGATGACAGCACAAGTGGCAGGGAGTCCAGTGACAATTTTTATCCCACAGGACAGTTACATGAAAACAAAGCTGCTGGTCATCCAGAAAACAAATGCTCTGCAGTGGGGGAATCTCCAGTGCATATCACTACAATTCAGTCAAAGAAGCTTGTTGCTGAAAATAAAGAGTGTCAGCCCCAGGTTGAAAATAAACCGGTACCTTACGAGCGGAGTGAATTAAATGTCAGACCTTCTTCTTCAGCTGCCAAGAAGGAGTCTCAGCTTAATATCAAAGTCAACAGCTCCATTTCCAAACAGTCACACAAAACAGAGACTGATTATTTCCCTGCTTCAAGTTGTTCCACACTTGATGAGAGGACCATAAGAGAAGCGTTGCCACAGTCTAATCATAGCTTGTTGAGAGAAAACAAAGCTGTGGTTTCATCAGAGGCCATTGTTATTCCATCCACTGCATCTCTTCAAGAAATCACAAGGAGAGATCATGGTTCCATGACCACAAGCCATATTCAGGAGCCTTGCAAAACCCAGGAGTTGCCCTATCCAAAACATTTATCCAGCGAGGTCTTTTCAGTGGCTCCCAGAGACACTAGAGATTTGTCTAGttttttgaaagaagaaaataaattctccgAATCTGCATCATCCCGTGAGAGCTGCAGGCACTCACAGGCAACAAGCACCCAAAATATTCAGACACAGACTCCAACAAGTCACCATGTTGTTGACAGTGCAACTGAAActaaaggacttgaagacaccaGGCCTTTGGAAAGGCACAACAGGATACATTCAGAATACATTTCAGACAGTCCACAAACAAGAGAGTATAGTGAAGGAATCAAGGTAATATCAAACTCATCTTTTACACCATCAGCCTCTTGTAAAAAGCTCCCTGATTCAGGGtgtgattattttaataataaaccaCAAATGGCAAATGAACAGTATTTTTCAGCTACTCAAGCTGACAACACAAATTACTTAACAATTCCTGTGAAAGCCCAGCAACCTGAAGCACCCGCTAAGTACCCCCTTACATTGCCCATGGATAATACCTCTTTCTCTTCTAATGTCTCTTTCCAGCCCAGTGGAGAAGCATCAGGAAATAAAATAAGCAATGAGTTTTACCCaccaaaacaaatggaaaggaaagcaGCCTCTGATAATGTGTTGTATCCTAATAACCCAAGCCATAGTCAACTCCCCTTGAGACTTGAAGAGTCTCCCAATTTCacaagaagaaatgaaaggaCTTCGCCATCTGGTAAGACTGCTCCAAGCCCAACTAGGCACTTTGCTGCTCCACCACTACAAGCGCATCGAAAAATGTTAGTTGATCCAGAGAGTGGGAAATGCTATTATGTGGAATCACCAAGGCAGCCTCAGTTGAAGATGCTTTATGATCCAGAGACAGGGCAGTACATTGAGGTGCTGATACCACCAGTCCCTCTGACCTCACATGGTGGGCTTTACCAGTCTCCATTCTCTTCAGTGGTCATGAACGCAGGAGGTTATGGACCACCATACATGTCATATTCTGGATTTCCGggtttccctcctccccctccagctGCGCCACCTGCCCATCTGGATCTTCAAGACCAGCAACCCATTCAAGACAACGCAAACATTACTGAAAgcttcaaccatttttcaaagaATGAAGCTCCCCCACCTGCCCAGACTGCTGATGGAAACTACATGGAAAGTTTATATTATATTCCCACTGGGATGAATTCAAGTCCGAATCCTAATCAAGCTTTGTTTTCCCCAACCACAAATTCTGGCCCTTCTTTGCCTGAAAAGGGATCTT is a window from the Sceloporus undulatus isolate JIND9_A2432 ecotype Alabama chromosome 1, SceUnd_v1.1, whole genome shotgun sequence genome containing:
- the PROB1 gene encoding proline-rich basic protein 1, which produces MLSNGRKLKKSSLGSRAHGPVSTKAACPKYFVENPGVLSDSDEADNEVEKLTALSFQSLSCPQGSYLDMYSSSNRTSSSLSNSLPEDCNGMNRWPACSEQRKTVVAGHAKGGWQFSGASKAPETELLSGVLGKEHFECIDVTLENADGKKSLSKKRMVPKRQIQLRRKEKKEIGFCAAGECATLQARNQGTQSRKESCVKGRSISDEFRINYKQFLKAASLNNAYNKTRLASSLVRNVLAKKMQYEQRIKMEQASIQGSSTSSVPSSVSTDIQGDSLEGKSSSLSKSDCSFSTEDMQSHSTTSEKSESIAVSKDSMDGLRPTKGVVLNEQLREKVCKLKNTFNELNERMKYQEATQLKRLPILAESGVNMIETNKIRKQVSGERKEYRRARAVFESMQADTKSLAAVPKFAKPQKPWPNLKQRAIRQNKHTQSKEEMFPIKPKSLMVPKDAPSNIFTSKTKEMKLIPQIKNEHSIPHAPRHPPLDRISSDRRLPTFQSMKLSSVTFPSSSKTHSEKSNCLKKSCTEKTTQMESKGKIRIHPPRDVRKLVNDSYSHALKSSDSSSVDQASYSESKSENNLTVLPRDSMAISPLFIHCTSICRKDDSQTVNSIQEKKEDQAEDLDLSALSLLDDSTSGRESSDNFYPTGQLHENKAAGHPENKCSAVGESPVHITTIQSKKLVAENKECQPQVENKPVPYERSELNVRPSSSAAKKESQLNIKVNSSISKQSHKTETDYFPASSCSTLDERTIREALPQSNHSLLRENKAVVSSEAIVIPSTASLQEITRRDHGSMTTSHIQEPCKTQELPYPKHLSSEVFSVAPRDTRDLSSFLKEENKFSESASSRESCRHSQATSTQNIQTQTPTSHHVVDSATETKGLEDTRPLERHNRIHSEYISDSPQTREYSEGIKVISNSSFTPSASCKKLPDSGCDYFNNKPQMANEQYFSATQADNTNYLTIPVKAQQPEAPAKYPLTLPMDNTSFSSNVSFQPSGEASGNKISNEFYPPKQMERKAASDNVLYPNNPSHSQLPLRLEESPNFTRRNERTSPSGKTAPSPTRHFAAPPLQAHRKMLVDPESGKCYYVESPRQPQLKMLYDPETGQYIEVLIPPVPLTSHGGLYQSPFSSVVMNAGGYGPPYMSYSGFPGFPPPPPAAPPAHLDLQDQQPIQDNANITESFNHFSKNEAPPPAQTADGNYMESLYYIPTGMNSSPNPNQALFSPTTNSGPSLPEKGSFFRV